The Blautia hydrogenotrophica DSM 10507 genome window below encodes:
- a CDS encoding sodium:solute symporter family protein encodes MLELTLLDLLIIGAYLIGMLLVGVYFVKRIKNPGDYYVAGRTLGPVVLTATVCATIIGGSAMMGRAGLAFTDGFKCVMTAVPYLIGMFIFSGLAGRIQKVGATYGITSIPELFSRRFGKSSKCILAVMVALTMMGTVAAQVTATATIIRLLGDQVGISYEMGALIATIIFFVYTAASGLFGVVYTDVLQFFMLLIFVYLMVPTASVIEIGSISEFWTNLDKSYLIPRIDGEILGDIVTYLVFTMAGAEMWQRSFAAKDAKSARRGMFCGTAVYAVTIFLILFMGLAAQQILPTVVSDYGSPDAVIPALAVKVLPPGLTGLAVAGILSVMMSTADSYLLVSVQTCVHDLGKTVKKDMDSKMEILLSRIFSIILALGALIIALYIKSAYDVLMFAWSFYAAAAGLPALAALYWKKATTAGILSAMIGGFVVCVGWKLAGQPFGLGAAVPGAIACGVLLLTVSLATCKKHPSVMLE; translated from the coding sequence ATGCTCGAGCTTACATTGCTGGACCTTCTTATCATCGGAGCCTACCTGATCGGTATGCTTCTCGTGGGCGTTTATTTCGTAAAACGCATTAAGAACCCTGGAGACTACTATGTTGCCGGCAGAACCTTAGGCCCTGTAGTACTGACTGCCACCGTATGCGCTACAATCATAGGCGGAAGTGCTATGATGGGACGCGCCGGACTCGCCTTCACTGACGGATTCAAATGTGTGATGACTGCTGTTCCCTATCTAATTGGTATGTTCATCTTTTCCGGTCTGGCCGGACGAATTCAAAAGGTCGGAGCTACCTATGGAATTACTTCCATTCCCGAACTTTTCTCTCGGCGCTTCGGAAAATCCTCCAAGTGCATCCTGGCAGTCATGGTCGCCTTGACAATGATGGGAACTGTGGCAGCACAGGTGACTGCCACGGCTACGATCATCCGCCTTCTGGGAGATCAGGTGGGAATTTCTTATGAGATGGGCGCTCTAATTGCCACGATTATTTTCTTCGTCTACACTGCCGCCTCCGGATTATTCGGCGTCGTGTACACCGATGTCCTGCAATTTTTTATGCTACTGATCTTCGTCTATCTCATGGTACCGACAGCCAGTGTGATCGAGATCGGAAGCATCTCCGAGTTCTGGACCAACCTAGACAAGAGTTATCTGATTCCTCGCATAGACGGCGAAATTCTGGGAGACATTGTGACCTACCTGGTATTCACCATGGCCGGCGCTGAGATGTGGCAACGCTCCTTCGCCGCAAAAGACGCCAAATCCGCGCGCAGAGGCATGTTCTGTGGAACCGCCGTCTATGCCGTGACGATCTTTCTGATTCTCTTCATGGGATTAGCCGCACAACAGATACTTCCCACCGTGGTGAGCGATTACGGTAGTCCTGATGCCGTGATTCCTGCCCTAGCTGTGAAGGTTCTGCCTCCTGGTCTCACCGGTCTAGCTGTGGCCGGAATTCTCTCCGTTATGATGAGTACGGCTGACAGCTACCTCCTAGTGTCTGTACAGACCTGTGTACACGACCTAGGCAAGACTGTGAAAAAAGATATGGATTCCAAGATGGAAATCCTTTTATCCAGAATTTTCTCCATAATTCTGGCCCTGGGAGCCCTTATCATCGCGCTTTACATCAAGAGCGCCTACGATGTGCTGATGTTCGCCTGGTCCTTCTACGCGGCAGCCGCCGGCCTGCCCGCTCTGGCCGCTCTCTACTGGAAGAAAGCCACGACTGCTGGTATCCTGTCAGCGATGATCGGCGGCTTTGTGGTATGCGTCGGCTGGAAACTGGCAGGACAGCCCTTCGGCCTCGGAGCCGCCGTCCCGGGCGCGATTGCCTGTGGAGTCTTGCTGCTCACCGTAAGCCTCGCTACTTGTAAAAAACACCCCTCTGTAATGCTGGAATAG
- a CDS encoding Na/Pi cotransporter family protein translates to MEITDILSLLGGLALFLYGMQMMSNGLEAAAGNKMKKILEKLTANRFLGIAVGAGITAVIQSSSATTVMVVGFVNSGMMRLEQAVWIIMGANIGTTITGQLIALDVGAIAPMFAFLGVAMVVFLKNPKLHHYGMIIAGLGILFIGMEMMSSAMMPLRDSEAFVSLMTKFSNPILGILAGAAFTALIQSSSASVGILQALAVSGAISLSSAVFVLFGQNIGTCITAVLASIGTSRNAKRATIIHLMFNIIGTIIFTVICIFFPLAHVIENLTPGNPASQIANMHTLFNITTTLLLVPFGSYLARLAKRILPEKQGENDEEMHLEYIRYMENKGERSIGNSSIAINGIRKELERMADMVQKNVDLSFRAIKEEKPEYLDEVSQREEYIDYLNKEISKYISNIIVTETNEEDSRLISAYFKTSTNLERVGDHAMNLCEYTQMLKKKEISLSKTAMNELDAMHEMSMQAMKLLSCIGHPTHEGYEEIVEIEQEFDDMTDQCRKRQMDRMRTGKCSDEGCVIYSEMLTDFERIGDHILNIGEEMAEATSTLEVA, encoded by the coding sequence GTGGAAATCACAGATATTTTAAGTCTTTTGGGTGGACTGGCACTGTTTCTGTACGGAATGCAGATGATGAGCAATGGCTTGGAAGCAGCAGCTGGAAACAAAATGAAAAAAATTCTGGAAAAATTGACAGCGAACCGTTTTCTAGGAATTGCTGTGGGTGCAGGTATCACAGCGGTGATTCAGTCTTCATCGGCGACGACAGTTATGGTCGTAGGCTTTGTAAATTCAGGGATGATGAGACTGGAGCAGGCGGTTTGGATTATCATGGGTGCGAACATTGGTACTACAATCACAGGTCAGTTGATTGCCCTGGATGTGGGAGCTATCGCTCCGATGTTTGCGTTTTTAGGTGTGGCAATGGTAGTTTTCCTGAAAAATCCTAAGCTTCACCATTACGGAATGATTATTGCAGGGTTAGGTATCCTGTTCATTGGCATGGAAATGATGAGCAGTGCGATGATGCCGTTGAGAGACTCAGAGGCATTTGTCAGCCTGATGACCAAGTTTTCAAATCCAATTTTGGGAATCTTAGCCGGTGCAGCGTTTACAGCATTGATTCAGTCTTCTTCTGCGTCTGTGGGTATCCTACAGGCATTGGCAGTCAGTGGTGCGATCAGTCTGTCTAGTGCAGTGTTTGTTTTGTTTGGCCAGAATATCGGTACCTGTATCACAGCGGTTTTAGCATCTATCGGAACCAGCAGAAATGCAAAACGTGCGACGATTATCCATTTGATGTTCAACATCATAGGTACTATTATTTTTACAGTCATCTGCATTTTCTTCCCGCTGGCACATGTGATCGAGAATCTTACGCCGGGGAACCCAGCATCCCAGATTGCCAATATGCACACACTGTTCAATATTACGACAACCTTGTTGTTGGTTCCGTTTGGCAGTTATCTGGCTCGACTGGCAAAACGGATTCTGCCGGAAAAACAAGGAGAGAACGATGAGGAGATGCATTTGGAATACATCCGCTATATGGAAAACAAAGGAGAACGTTCCATTGGTAACTCTTCGATCGCGATCAATGGTATCCGTAAGGAGCTAGAGAGAATGGCGGATATGGTTCAGAAAAATGTAGATTTGAGTTTCCGAGCAATCAAGGAGGAGAAACCAGAGTATTTAGATGAGGTTTCCCAAAGAGAGGAATATATTGATTACCTGAACAAAGAAATCTCAAAGTATATATCGAATATCATTGTGACGGAGACCAACGAGGAGGATTCACGGCTGATTAGTGCCTATTTTAAGACTTCCACGAACCTAGAACGGGTGGGAGATCATGCGATGAATTTGTGTGAATACACGCAGATGCTGAAGAAAAAGGAAATCAGTCTATCTAAGACCGCAATGAATGAGCTGGATGCGATGCATGAGATGAGTATGCAGGCGATGAAGCTGTTAAGCTGTATCGGACATCCAACCCATGAGGGATATGAGGAGATCGTGGAGATCGAGCAAGAATTTGATGATATGACAGATCAGTGTAGAAAACGCCAGATGGACCGCATGCGTACCGGTAAGTGTTCTGATGAGGGCTGTGTGATCTATTCTGAGATGTTGACGGACTTTGAGAGAATCGGAGACCATATCTTAAATATCGGGGAAGAGATGGCGGAGGCGACCAGTACTTTAGAGGTTGCGTGA
- a CDS encoding acyltransferase family protein codes for MSFSKKDTSAVKGIAILLMFAYHCFSTIDRMQGVDVSFYPFSKEFGMYLAGQMNVCVSMFLFLSVYGMTVSAKKAFPDYRMTSRQCTEFVCVRYIKLMSSFWIPFAFCEVASLILSPSSFSAYGSSVPRVAANMAVEALGLSEFFGTAKHIGTWWYISLAVLLVVLLPLLLAVYRRFGGLVLIGLFVMLPPMLLDTGKNMSRYLLVVPLAICCADQGILERYKNWSWCKKPVLDGLLKVTWTLLLAAAVAYVRKSSWGVKYMEYPLVGLLGFLLILLAYSILDHMKPVQRVLIYLGNHSGDMFFIHTFFRGIWFEGWLYSFKHALLIELVLVAATLLCSHFLDLVRRVIRYPKIIQWASDLALRTVTGTAEENRKPMTKS; via the coding sequence ATGAGTTTTTCGAAGAAAGATACCTCGGCAGTAAAAGGAATTGCAATTCTTTTAATGTTTGCCTACCATTGTTTTTCAACGATAGACAGGATGCAGGGAGTGGATGTAAGTTTTTATCCGTTCTCAAAAGAATTTGGCATGTATTTGGCAGGTCAGATGAATGTATGCGTGTCCATGTTTTTGTTTCTGTCCGTCTATGGAATGACCGTATCTGCGAAAAAAGCGTTTCCAGATTACCGGATGACTTCCAGACAGTGTACAGAGTTTGTCTGTGTCAGATATATAAAGCTGATGTCTTCTTTTTGGATTCCGTTTGCTTTTTGTGAGGTTGCGTCCTTGATTTTGAGTCCCTCTTCTTTTTCAGCGTATGGCTCTTCTGTTCCAAGAGTCGCGGCTAACATGGCCGTGGAAGCTCTGGGGCTGAGTGAGTTCTTTGGGACGGCCAAACACATCGGGACTTGGTGGTATATCAGCTTGGCGGTGCTGTTGGTGGTATTGCTGCCGCTGCTTTTGGCTGTCTATCGAAGATTTGGCGGACTTGTGCTCATAGGATTGTTTGTGATGCTGCCTCCGATGCTGTTGGACACAGGAAAGAATATGTCTAGATATCTGCTGGTGGTTCCATTGGCCATCTGCTGTGCAGATCAGGGAATTTTGGAGAGATATAAGAATTGGTCCTGGTGTAAGAAACCAGTTTTGGACGGACTGCTCAAAGTGACCTGGACGCTTCTGTTGGCTGCGGCTGTGGCCTATGTGAGAAAGTCCTCTTGGGGAGTCAAATATATGGAATATCCGCTGGTGGGGCTTTTGGGCTTTCTTTTGATTCTGCTGGCCTATTCCATTTTGGACCATATGAAACCAGTTCAAAGGGTTTTGATTTATCTGGGAAATCATTCCGGTGATATGTTTTTTATACACACGTTTTTCCGGGGAATTTGGTTTGAGGGTTGGCTCTACTCATTCAAACATGCACTATTAATCGAGCTGGTCTTAGTGGCAGCGACACTTTTGTGTTCTCATTTTCTGGATTTGGTGCGTCGTGTCATTAGATATCCGAAAATCATCCAATGGGCGAGCGATCTGGCTTTGCGGACAGTGACGGGGACAGCAGAGGAGAATAGAAAACCTATGACGAAGAGTTAA
- a CDS encoding RluA family pseudouridine synthase, producing the protein MWYYYVRDSKQEDSIERILKRELGLNRKQISRLKFQENGLSVDGCQRRSTDWLRRGETLAVSLMDRQGGTLEELKEEPRVLYEDESLVVVEKRSGQVCHPSGMHYRDSLANQLVWHFQNRQENTSVRIIGRLDKDTSGIVVAAKHKIAAQKLSWQRDRGIFGKEYLALVHGEFSDFDGFLREPIARVQGHPLKMKVCAQGKPAKTQYHVIAQNRGYALVSCRLYTGRTHQIRVHMQSIGHPLVNDVIYGLGEQDDFAKTLENEQKIAGDRHKKLGLHAAKVWMRHPLSGEELILESACDFLAWIEVL; encoded by the coding sequence ATGTGGTATTATTATGTCAGAGATTCTAAGCAGGAAGATTCTATTGAGCGAATTCTGAAAAGAGAGTTGGGATTGAACAGGAAGCAGATCAGCCGTTTGAAGTTTCAGGAGAATGGTTTGAGCGTGGACGGATGCCAAAGGAGGAGCACGGATTGGCTTAGAAGAGGAGAGACTTTAGCGGTTAGTCTGATGGACAGACAGGGAGGCACGCTAGAAGAGTTGAAAGAGGAACCGCGGGTTCTCTATGAGGATGAATCTTTGGTTGTCGTAGAAAAGCGTTCTGGTCAGGTGTGCCATCCCAGCGGGATGCATTACAGAGATTCCCTGGCGAATCAGTTGGTTTGGCATTTTCAAAACCGTCAGGAAAACACTTCCGTTCGAATCATTGGACGGCTGGATAAGGACACATCAGGAATCGTGGTGGCTGCGAAACATAAGATAGCAGCGCAGAAACTTTCCTGGCAGCGTGACAGGGGGATTTTTGGAAAGGAATACCTAGCGTTGGTCCACGGGGAGTTTTCAGATTTTGACGGGTTCCTTCGAGAACCGATCGCGCGGGTTCAAGGACATCCTCTGAAAATGAAAGTCTGCGCTCAGGGTAAACCGGCAAAAACTCAGTACCATGTGATTGCCCAGAACAGAGGATATGCACTGGTAAGCTGCCGGCTATATACTGGAAGAACCCATCAGATACGGGTTCATATGCAGAGTATCGGACATCCACTAGTCAACGATGTGATCTATGGACTGGGGGAACAGGACGATTTTGCAAAGACTTTGGAGAATGAGCAGAAGATTGCAGGAGACAGACACAAAAAACTTGGGCTACATGCGGCAAAAGTATGGATGAGACACCCTCTTTCTGGGGAAGAATTGATTTTAGAATCTGCCTGTGATTTTCTTGCATGGATAGAAGTATTGTGA
- a CDS encoding zinc-ribbon domain-containing protein: MANFCKYCGEPLKSGSSFCGKCGRPVQKPVPRAGQAEQGRKKTGMPKTPPRRDFDQGEREQTPPVMLEEPPRRNFEQGKQVKKDLKGRRNSGKRQSGLPKSLIPLAAAFSVFAVILLVSLILFVAAKHSKGIDTSSPEKIVGSLLEQLEAQDMEGALACFSSEEAAGNFQYEKYVEVYDQESADTLLPAEDEKVLLINQRKLEGQAADQVASTIRVIGLGETAGRLSAEGVTPWKKLGLSKKEYVENVDSKNLKKLSVERVELAAQKKQNTDETQKELNKEGAVYGAQERREYVALYTVGETSYIQGFTVDCYDGEWKIFSMTSKLAGTPALGIPETAKKSAEFDEYTE; this comes from the coding sequence ATGGCAAATTTTTGTAAGTATTGTGGGGAACCGCTGAAAAGTGGAAGTAGCTTCTGCGGAAAATGCGGACGGCCTGTACAAAAGCCCGTGCCGAGGGCTGGTCAGGCGGAACAAGGACGGAAAAAAACAGGGATGCCTAAGACACCGCCTCGCCGGGATTTCGACCAGGGAGAACGCGAACAGACCCCCCCGGTGATGCTTGAGGAACCCCCTCGCCGGAATTTTGAGCAGGGGAAACAGGTCAAGAAAGACTTAAAGGGGAGAAGAAATTCCGGGAAGAGACAAAGCGGACTTCCCAAAAGTCTAATTCCGCTGGCAGCGGCATTTTCAGTGTTTGCGGTAATTTTGTTGGTGTCTCTAATTCTGTTTGTGGCTGCGAAGCACAGCAAAGGAATAGACACCAGCTCTCCGGAGAAGATCGTTGGCAGTCTACTGGAACAACTGGAAGCACAGGATATGGAAGGGGCTTTGGCCTGTTTTTCTTCTGAAGAGGCGGCCGGGAATTTTCAGTATGAAAAATATGTGGAGGTTTATGACCAGGAATCCGCGGACACTTTGCTTCCTGCGGAGGATGAAAAGGTGCTTCTGATTAATCAAAGAAAGCTGGAAGGGCAGGCGGCAGACCAGGTTGCTTCCACAATCCGTGTCATTGGCTTGGGCGAGACGGCCGGCCGGCTCTCGGCGGAAGGGGTCACTCCGTGGAAAAAGCTGGGACTTAGCAAAAAGGAATACGTAGAAAATGTGGACAGTAAGAATTTAAAAAAGCTGTCCGTGGAGAGAGTAGAGCTGGCGGCTCAGAAGAAACAAAATACGGATGAGACTCAGAAAGAGCTGAACAAAGAAGGAGCTGTTTACGGGGCACAGGAGCGCAGAGAATATGTGGCATTGTACACGGTGGGAGAGACTTCCTATATCCAGGGATTTACTGTGGACTGCTATGACGGCGAATGGAAGATTTTCAGCATGACCAGTAAATTAGCGGGGACTCCCGCTTTAGGAATCCCCGAGACAGCAAAGAAATCGGCGGAGTTTGACGAATATACGGAGTAG
- a CDS encoding ABC transporter permease codes for MKSYLSLIPIFAKVHRRQNRMTLLCIVFSVFLVTSVFSMAEMGVRMEQTRLLSKHGNVSLQDLSHSEMVQSLYLAAAILFVLILVAGVLMISSSLNSTVAQRTKFFGMMRCIGMSRQQIIRFVRLEALNWCKPAIPAGVLLGILAAWILCAALRFLVGEEFSYIPLFGISKIGIASGILMGLITVLLAASSPARKASKVSPIAAVAGNPEYKKKLHHAASTRFFKIETTLGISHAVSSKKNLALMMSSFALSILLFLCFSVLVDFVGYLMPQSSSAADITISTKDDSNSLDSQLPDTICNMEGVKRVFGRRSCFQLPVKRNEKSGSDTADLISYDNFDLECLAKDDMLKTGSDLSKVYENDNYVLATWDKDSPLKIGDQIQIAGTELIIAGLLKYDPFSSDGLTDGQITLIASSATFVRLTGISDYSLILIQTTKNASDGDVAAIQDLIGSSGVFHDSRSQSTTGTYTAFVFCIYGFLAVITLVTILNIVNTISMSVSARIKAYGIMRAVGMDEHKISKMIVAEAFTYALSGCLVGCAVGLPANKWLYDCLITSHFDYATWTLPVKPLLMILLFLFLAVAAASCAPSKRIRSLSAVEMINDQ; via the coding sequence ATGAAAAGCTATCTCAGCCTAATCCCTATCTTTGCCAAAGTCCACCGCCGTCAGAATCGTATGACCCTCCTGTGCATTGTTTTTTCCGTATTTTTAGTTACTTCCGTCTTCAGCATGGCAGAAATGGGAGTCAGGATGGAACAGACCAGACTGCTGTCCAAGCACGGAAACGTTAGCCTGCAAGATTTAAGCCACAGTGAAATGGTTCAGTCACTCTACCTGGCCGCAGCCATTCTGTTCGTACTGATACTGGTCGCCGGAGTACTGATGATCTCTAGCAGCCTCAACAGTACCGTGGCCCAGAGGACAAAATTTTTCGGAATGATGCGCTGCATCGGAATGAGTCGTCAGCAGATTATTCGCTTTGTGAGACTAGAAGCTCTCAACTGGTGCAAACCAGCAATTCCGGCAGGAGTGTTGCTTGGAATTTTGGCTGCTTGGATTCTGTGCGCAGCTTTACGTTTCCTCGTAGGAGAAGAATTTTCTTACATTCCTCTCTTTGGAATCAGTAAAATCGGGATCGCCAGCGGAATCCTCATGGGACTTATCACGGTATTACTCGCCGCCAGCTCTCCTGCCAGAAAAGCTTCAAAAGTCTCCCCCATCGCAGCCGTCGCTGGAAACCCGGAATACAAAAAGAAGCTGCATCATGCGGCTAGCACACGTTTTTTCAAGATTGAAACCACCCTTGGCATCTCCCACGCGGTTTCTTCCAAAAAAAACTTAGCCCTCATGATGAGCTCCTTCGCCCTGAGTATTCTTCTTTTTCTGTGTTTCTCGGTTCTGGTCGATTTCGTCGGCTATCTCATGCCCCAGTCCTCCAGCGCCGCTGACATTACCATATCCACCAAGGATGACTCCAATTCTCTGGACAGCCAGCTGCCTGACACCATCTGCAATATGGAAGGCGTAAAACGTGTCTTTGGACGCAGAAGCTGCTTCCAGCTTCCCGTAAAACGGAACGAGAAATCCGGCTCTGACACCGCAGATCTCATCTCCTACGATAATTTTGACCTAGAATGCCTTGCAAAAGACGATATGCTGAAAACGGGCAGCGATCTCTCAAAAGTGTACGAAAACGACAATTATGTCCTTGCAACCTGGGATAAAGACAGCCCTCTCAAAATCGGAGATCAAATACAGATCGCTGGCACAGAGCTTATCATCGCAGGTCTATTGAAATACGATCCCTTCAGCAGTGATGGGCTCACTGACGGGCAAATCACCCTGATCGCCTCCAGCGCCACCTTCGTCCGACTGACCGGTATTTCTGATTACTCGCTCATTCTGATACAGACTACAAAGAACGCGTCGGACGGGGATGTCGCTGCGATCCAGGACCTTATAGGCAGCAGCGGTGTCTTTCATGACAGCCGCAGTCAAAGCACTACAGGAACCTACACAGCCTTTGTGTTCTGCATATACGGGTTCCTGGCCGTCATCACTTTAGTCACCATCCTAAACATCGTCAACACCATCTCCATGAGTGTCTCCGCCAGAATCAAAGCTTATGGAATTATGCGTGCTGTCGGTATGGATGAACATAAAATATCCAAAATGATCGTTGCCGAAGCGTTTACCTATGCTCTGTCCGGCTGTCTTGTCGGCTGTGCGGTAGGACTGCCGGCAAATAAATGGCTGTACGACTGCCTCATCACTTCACACTTTGACTATGCAACCTGGACCCTTCCGGTCAAGCCTCTGCTGATGATACTTTTGTTCCTCTTTCTCGCAGTCGCCGCGGCATCCTGTGCACCGTCAAAACGAATACGAAGCCTGTCTGCCGTCGAAATGATCAACGATCAGTAG
- a CDS encoding ABC transporter ATP-binding protein — protein sequence MNLLEVKSVSKTYGNGETCVRALKRVTFSVPKGEFVAIVGESGSGKSTLLNMVGALDVPTAGKVFIDGKDIFAMKESSLTIFRRRNIGFVFQSFNLIPELTVEQNIIFPVLLDYQKPDRKYLEELLTVLRLRDRRHHLPNQLSGGQQQRVAIGRALITRPSLILADEPTGNLDTRNTSEVISLLKEASKQYEQTVILITHSRSIAQTADRILQVSDGVVTDFGRCYE from the coding sequence ATGAATTTACTGGAAGTAAAATCCGTCTCTAAAACTTACGGTAACGGTGAAACTTGTGTCCGTGCATTGAAAAGAGTCACTTTTTCCGTACCGAAAGGAGAATTTGTCGCGATCGTCGGGGAATCCGGTTCTGGAAAAAGTACGCTCCTGAACATGGTAGGCGCCCTCGATGTACCGACAGCCGGCAAGGTATTCATCGACGGCAAAGACATCTTCGCCATGAAGGAGAGCAGTCTGACTATCTTTCGCCGCAGAAACATCGGCTTCGTTTTCCAGAGTTTTAATCTGATACCTGAACTGACGGTGGAGCAAAACATCATCTTTCCCGTACTTTTAGACTACCAAAAACCGGACCGAAAATACCTGGAAGAACTGCTCACAGTACTACGCTTAAGAGACCGCCGGCACCATCTGCCCAATCAACTCTCCGGCGGACAGCAGCAGCGTGTGGCGATCGGACGTGCCCTGATCACAAGGCCATCACTGATTCTCGCCGACGAGCCCACCGGCAATCTGGACACACGCAATACCAGTGAAGTGATCTCTCTGCTAAAAGAAGCCTCAAAACAGTATGAACAAACAGTAATCCTAATTACCCACAGCCGAAGCATTGCTCAGACTGCGGACCGGATACTCCAAGTCTCTGACGGAGTTGTCACTGATTTTGGGAGGTGCTATGAATGA
- a CDS encoding sensor histidine kinase encodes MNVLANQKIRRLFHVLTLILVFFALFCIVFIKLTPKYASFSVLILSLCTGLGILTAVFHYFSEQDKLIENAIVQMREFLGKNQEARIECDQEGELYLLFHEINSLAAVLKAHAENEKAQKKYLKDTLSNISHQLKTPLAALNIYNGIMQEESKALPTIQEFLSLSEQELDRIETLVQNLLKIAKLDSGTIVMGKHAEMIAEMMDDIQRRFAYRAKQEEKIFLLLGNDSVTFPCDRNWFLEAIGNIVKNAFDHTEKGDTIQIEWKQFASVVQILIKDNGSGIHPEDLPHIFKRFYRSRFSQDVQGVGLGLSLAKTIVEAHSGTIEADSYPGGGTTFTISFLISASE; translated from the coding sequence ATGAACGTATTGGCAAATCAAAAAATCAGACGGCTTTTTCACGTTCTGACTCTTATCCTTGTTTTTTTTGCCCTATTTTGCATTGTCTTTATAAAGCTTACGCCTAAATACGCATCTTTTAGCGTATTAATCTTATCTCTATGCACAGGACTTGGCATATTGACAGCTGTCTTTCACTATTTTTCTGAACAGGACAAACTCATAGAAAATGCCATCGTACAGATGAGAGAATTCCTTGGCAAAAACCAAGAAGCGCGAATCGAATGTGACCAGGAAGGCGAGCTCTACCTCCTGTTTCACGAGATCAATTCCCTGGCTGCTGTCCTAAAAGCTCATGCTGAAAATGAAAAAGCGCAAAAAAAATATTTGAAAGATACCCTCTCCAACATCTCTCACCAACTAAAGACTCCCTTGGCCGCCCTGAATATCTATAACGGGATTATGCAGGAAGAATCCAAAGCGCTGCCCACCATCCAGGAGTTCCTTTCCCTGTCCGAACAAGAATTGGACCGAATCGAGACACTCGTGCAAAATTTGCTAAAAATCGCAAAACTTGACTCCGGCACCATTGTGATGGGCAAACACGCTGAAATGATCGCTGAAATGATGGATGATATCCAAAGACGATTCGCCTACCGCGCAAAACAGGAGGAAAAAATTTTTCTTCTCTTGGGAAACGATTCCGTAACCTTTCCATGCGATCGCAACTGGTTTTTAGAAGCGATCGGCAACATTGTCAAAAATGCTTTCGATCACACAGAAAAAGGCGATACCATTCAGATTGAATGGAAACAGTTTGCGTCTGTGGTCCAAATCCTCATAAAAGACAACGGAAGCGGTATCCACCCAGAGGATCTTCCCCATATCTTTAAGAGATTTTACCGCAGTCGTTTCTCTCAGGATGTTCAAGGCGTCGGCCTTGGCCTTTCTCTTGCAAAAACGATTGTCGAAGCCCACAGCGGAACCATCGAAGCAGACAGTTATCCAGGAGGTGGCACAACCTTCACCATCAGCTTTCTAATTTCTGCATCAGAATAG
- a CDS encoding response regulator transcription factor has product MKRILFVEDDLSLIHGLSYALKKQGYELHIARTYLEAKTLWSKINCDLIILDVSLPDGSGYDLCQDIRKTSKVPILFLTAADEETEITMGLDIGGDDYITKPFKLAVLLSRINALLRRSENFSQPSIELNSNGIQVQMLKREVFKDGMKIQLTAGEYKLLCFFMENPNIVLSPEQILGRLWDCEENYIDNSSLTVYIRRLRAKIEDNPKTPSRIVTVRRMGYKWNILDGGEV; this is encoded by the coding sequence ATGAAGCGCATCTTATTTGTCGAAGACGACCTCAGCCTGATACATGGCCTTTCTTATGCTCTGAAAAAGCAAGGGTACGAGCTCCATATCGCACGGACCTACCTGGAAGCCAAAACACTATGGAGCAAAATAAACTGTGATCTGATTATCCTAGATGTATCGCTTCCAGACGGTTCCGGCTACGACCTGTGCCAGGACATCAGAAAAACATCCAAGGTACCAATTCTGTTTCTCACGGCTGCCGACGAGGAGACCGAGATTACCATGGGGCTTGACATCGGAGGCGACGACTATATCACAAAACCTTTCAAGCTGGCGGTTTTGCTCTCCAGAATCAACGCTCTTCTGCGCAGGAGCGAAAACTTCAGTCAGCCCAGTATAGAACTAAACTCCAACGGAATTCAAGTACAAATGCTGAAACGGGAAGTATTCAAGGACGGGATGAAAATCCAGCTAACTGCCGGCGAATATAAACTGCTATGCTTTTTTATGGAAAACCCAAATATTGTTCTTTCACCGGAACAGATTCTGGGCAGACTCTGGGACTGTGAGGAAAACTATATAGACAACAGTTCCCTCACCGTATATATCCGAAGATTGCGGGCAAAAATCGAAGATAACCCAAAAACCCCCAGCAGAATCGTCACGGTCCGGCGCATGGGCTACAAATGGAATATCCTAGATGGAGGTGAAGTATGA